The Hymenobacter sp. 5317J-9 genome has a window encoding:
- a CDS encoding CusA/CzcA family heavy metal efflux RND transporter: protein MLSAIINFSIRNKILVALMLAGLVAWGVFSAASLPLDAIPDVTNNQVQVITQSPALAAQEVEQLITVPLELQLRTIPGVTEIRSISRFGLSVITVVFEEDVDTYHTRQLVAEKLKVAEADLGQGLGAPGMAPITTGLGEIYQYTIKVQKGYEKQYGLAQLREIQDWLVKRRLAGVNGVVDVSSFGGYVREYEVSVDPARLAGAGVSMAELYEALQANNGNAGGSYLERGPRAFFIRGEGRATSLQDIGNIVVKPVGTPGRGGAPLLVRDVAAVRFGHAVRYGAMNRDGLGETVGGVVLMLKGASSEATIKNVKARVAEIQQTLPKGLVIEPFLDRTKLVDKAIHTVVKNLIEGGIIVIVVLLLLLGNLRAGLVVAGMIPLCMLFALGMMKTFGVSANLMSLGALDFGLIVDGAVIIVEAVIAHLLHERLKAAHETMDDITEGVTNRLMKSALFGQLIILIVYLPILSLTGVEGKMFRPMALTVSFAIVGAMLMCLTYVPAVTAWALKKNISEKPNLADRIVGFLHRGYAPIIRAALGARWLVVGVAVGLLALGGFVFSRLGGEFIPQLDEGDFAMNVTLAPGSSLDESILLTTRIQHILKSQFPEVLQVVGKIGTSEIPTDPMSLEDSDQMIILKDHAEWTSAQTREELANKMQKALAGVPGVSLEFQQPIQMRFNELISGVKSDVSVKIYGDDLDVLKEKADEAAALIRPLQGVGDIKVEQIIGLPQLRVSYDRAKLAQYGLRVMDLNTLLQTAFAGQTTGQVYEGERRFDLVLRLDSLHRRGADDLNQLLVSLPDGNQIPLAEVATVALKPAPAQISRDDARRRVNIGVNVRGRDVQSLVQDIQGKLKTGLQLPAGYSIEYGGQFENLNHAKDRLAIAVPVSLVLIFMLLFLAFRSVKEALLIFTGIPLAAIGGVLALWLRGMPFSISAGVGFIALFGVAVLNGIVLVASLNELATAGVKKIHERVLRATEERFRPVLLTASVASLGFLPMALSGSAGAEVQKPLATVVIGGLITATLLTLVVLPVLYTFFVDDDEPSPEVAAEEAEEAKRQEETGGEPANETDKTPVAKASDAAGETQAAGATRAAGGTIIMLLLLASMALWPASAHAQKAPTNSQLSLAQALSTGLAQSPLVQSATLQAQQQQALTRTGYDLPRLVLDYQYGQISGSLADHSFNILQQSAFPTVYGAQRQVLQTTAEAGTIRARAQRRELSRSIRSGYYNLLVTYRLAALLRRQDSLYQRAARAARIRYQVGETNRLEQVSAEARSRELQNRLATLRSELLVQRRQLGLLLGQSGLADIDTTASPRAVLLPADTAALTPATNPTLALYQQQLTLSQQQTRLEKLRRLPDLRAGYFNQTINQERGFNVAQAGIAVPLLGGAQRARIAAAKIGEEAAQVQLSYANTQFGTQLSTLRQQLARAQASLLYYENYALPQARLILDTAEKSRRAGDIEYVEYVVNTQPAWQIQEAYFEQLRQYNELVANIQALAGADAQ, encoded by the coding sequence ACCAGGTTCAGGTCATTACCCAAAGCCCCGCACTGGCGGCGCAGGAGGTGGAGCAGCTCATCACCGTGCCGCTCGAATTACAGCTGCGCACCATCCCGGGCGTCACGGAAATCCGCTCAATTTCCCGCTTCGGGCTGTCTGTAATTACCGTGGTGTTTGAGGAAGATGTGGACACCTACCACACCCGCCAGCTGGTGGCCGAGAAGCTGAAAGTGGCCGAAGCCGACCTCGGTCAGGGCCTGGGTGCGCCGGGCATGGCGCCCATCACCACTGGCCTGGGCGAGATTTACCAGTACACCATCAAAGTCCAGAAGGGCTATGAGAAGCAGTACGGCCTGGCCCAGCTGCGCGAAATCCAGGACTGGCTGGTGAAGCGCCGCCTGGCCGGCGTGAACGGCGTGGTTGACGTGAGCAGCTTCGGCGGCTACGTGCGCGAGTACGAGGTGAGCGTGGACCCCGCCCGCCTGGCCGGCGCGGGCGTGAGCATGGCCGAGCTTTACGAAGCCCTGCAAGCCAACAACGGCAACGCCGGCGGCAGCTACCTCGAACGCGGCCCGCGGGCGTTTTTCATTCGGGGCGAAGGCCGGGCCACGTCGTTGCAGGACATCGGCAACATTGTGGTGAAGCCGGTGGGCACGCCCGGCCGGGGCGGCGCGCCGCTGCTGGTGCGCGACGTGGCGGCCGTGCGCTTCGGCCACGCCGTGCGCTACGGGGCCATGAACCGCGACGGCCTCGGCGAAACCGTGGGTGGCGTGGTGCTTATGCTGAAAGGCGCCAGCTCCGAAGCCACCATCAAAAACGTGAAGGCGCGGGTAGCCGAAATTCAGCAAACGCTGCCGAAGGGTCTGGTCATTGAGCCCTTTCTCGACCGTACCAAGCTGGTGGACAAGGCCATTCATACAGTAGTTAAAAACCTGATTGAGGGCGGGATTATCGTGATTGTGGTACTGCTGCTGCTGCTCGGCAATCTGCGGGCCGGGCTGGTGGTGGCGGGCATGATTCCGCTGTGCATGCTCTTCGCGCTGGGCATGATGAAGACCTTCGGCGTATCGGCTAACCTGATGAGCCTGGGGGCGTTGGACTTTGGACTTATCGTGGATGGGGCCGTGATTATCGTGGAGGCTGTCATCGCCCACCTGCTACACGAGCGCCTCAAAGCCGCCCACGAAACCATGGACGACATTACCGAAGGCGTCACCAACCGGCTCATGAAATCGGCCCTGTTCGGTCAGCTCATCATTCTGATTGTGTATTTGCCCATTCTCTCGCTCACGGGTGTGGAGGGCAAGATGTTCCGGCCCATGGCCCTCACCGTGAGCTTCGCCATTGTGGGCGCCATGCTCATGTGCCTCACCTACGTGCCGGCCGTCACGGCCTGGGCGCTGAAGAAGAACATCAGCGAGAAGCCTAACCTGGCCGACCGCATTGTTGGCTTTCTGCACCGCGGCTACGCCCCCATTATTCGGGCGGCGCTGGGGGCACGCTGGCTGGTGGTGGGCGTGGCCGTGGGCCTGCTGGCACTGGGCGGCTTCGTGTTTTCGCGGCTGGGCGGCGAGTTTATTCCGCAGCTCGATGAGGGCGACTTCGCCATGAATGTGACGCTGGCCCCGGGCTCGTCGCTCGACGAAAGCATCTTGCTCACCACGCGCATTCAGCACATTCTGAAAAGCCAGTTTCCGGAAGTGTTGCAGGTAGTGGGGAAAATCGGCACGTCGGAAATCCCCACCGACCCGATGTCGCTGGAAGACAGCGACCAGATGATTATTCTGAAAGACCACGCCGAATGGACCAGCGCCCAGACCCGCGAAGAGTTGGCCAACAAGATGCAAAAGGCCCTGGCCGGCGTACCCGGCGTGAGCCTGGAGTTTCAGCAGCCCATCCAGATGCGGTTTAACGAGCTGATTTCGGGTGTGAAGTCGGATGTGTCGGTGAAGATTTACGGCGATGACCTCGACGTGCTGAAGGAAAAGGCCGACGAAGCCGCCGCCCTCATCCGCCCGTTGCAGGGCGTGGGCGACATTAAAGTGGAGCAGATTATCGGCCTGCCGCAGCTGCGCGTGAGCTACGACCGCGCCAAGCTGGCCCAGTACGGCCTGCGCGTGATGGACCTCAACACGCTCCTGCAAACCGCTTTCGCGGGCCAGACCACCGGCCAGGTGTACGAAGGCGAGCGCCGCTTCGACCTCGTGCTGCGCCTCGACTCGCTGCACCGCCGCGGGGCCGACGACCTCAACCAGCTCCTGGTGTCGCTGCCCGACGGCAACCAGATTCCGCTGGCCGAAGTCGCCACCGTGGCCCTGAAACCCGCCCCGGCCCAGATTTCGCGCGACGACGCCCGCCGCCGCGTCAACATCGGTGTGAACGTGCGCGGGCGCGACGTGCAAAGCCTCGTGCAGGACATTCAGGGCAAGCTCAAAACGGGCCTGCAACTGCCCGCCGGCTACAGTATTGAATACGGCGGCCAGTTCGAAAACCTGAACCACGCCAAAGACCGGCTGGCCATTGCCGTGCCGGTGTCGTTGGTGCTCATTTTCATGCTGTTGTTCCTGGCATTCCGCTCGGTGAAGGAGGCGCTGCTGATTTTCACGGGCATTCCGCTGGCGGCCATTGGCGGGGTGCTGGCCTTGTGGCTGCGCGGCATGCCGTTCAGCATTTCGGCCGGCGTGGGCTTTATCGCGCTGTTTGGCGTGGCGGTGCTGAACGGGATTGTACTGGTTGCCAGCCTGAACGAGTTGGCCACGGCCGGCGTGAAGAAAATCCACGAGCGGGTGCTGCGTGCTACCGAGGAGCGGTTCCGGCCGGTGCTGCTTACGGCCTCGGTGGCCTCGCTGGGCTTTTTGCCGATGGCGCTGTCGGGCTCGGCCGGGGCGGAGGTGCAGAAGCCGCTGGCCACCGTCGTTATCGGCGGGCTGATTACGGCCACGCTGCTCACGCTGGTGGTGCTGCCGGTGCTCTACACCTTCTTCGTGGATGACGACGAGCCCAGTCCCGAGGTGGCCGCTGAAGAAGCGGAAGAAGCTAAGCGGCAGGAGGAAACCGGCGGCGAGCCCGCCAATGAAACGGATAAAACGCCCGTTGCCAAAGCCTCTGACGCGGCGGGAGAAACCCAAGCAGCAGGTGCGACAAGAGCAGCAGGCGGTACCATCATAATGCTATTGCTGCTAGCCTCCATGGCCCTGTGGCCGGCTAGTGCCCACGCCCAGAAAGCGCCCACCAACTCCCAGCTCAGCCTGGCGCAAGCCCTGAGCACTGGCCTGGCGCAAAGTCCGCTAGTGCAGTCGGCCACCCTGCAGGCCCAGCAGCAGCAGGCCCTCACCCGCACCGGCTACGACCTGCCGCGTCTGGTGCTCGACTACCAGTATGGCCAGATTTCGGGCTCGCTGGCCGACCACAGCTTCAACATCCTGCAGCAGTCGGCTTTCCCCACCGTGTATGGTGCCCAGCGCCAGGTGCTACAAACCACGGCCGAGGCCGGGACCATCCGGGCCCGCGCCCAGCGCCGGGAGCTGAGCCGCAGCATCCGCTCGGGCTACTATAATCTGCTGGTGACGTATCGCCTCGCGGCCCTGCTGCGTCGGCAGGACAGCCTGTACCAGCGCGCCGCCCGGGCCGCCCGCATCCGCTACCAAGTGGGCGAAACCAACCGCTTGGAGCAGGTGTCGGCCGAAGCGCGCAGCCGCGAGCTGCAAAACCGCCTCGCCACCCTGCGCTCCGAGCTGCTGGTGCAGCGCCGCCAGTTGGGCCTGCTGCTGGGCCAGTCCGGCTTGGCCGACATCGACACAACCGCCAGCCCCCGCGCCGTGCTGCTACCCGCCGACACGGCCGCCCTCACGCCCGCCACCAACCCCACGCTGGCCCTCTACCAGCAGCAGCTCACCCTCAGCCAGCAGCAAACCCGCCTCGAAAAGCTGCGCCGCCTGCCCGACCTGCGCGCCGGCTACTTCAACCAGACCATCAACCAGGAGCGCGGCTTCAACGTGGCGCAGGCCGGCATTGCGGTGCCACTGCTCGGCGGGGCGCAACGGGCCCGCATCGCCGCCGCCAAAATCGGCGAAGAAGCCGCCCAGGTGCAGCTGAGCTACGCCAACACGCAGTTCGGCACCCAACTCAGCACCCTGCGCCAGCAGCTGGCCCGCGCCCAGGCTTCGCTGCTCTACTACGAGAACTACGCCCTGCCGCAAGCCCGCCTCATTCTTGACACGGCCGAAAAAAGCCGCCGCGCCGGCGATATCGAGTACGTGGAATACGTGGTGAACACCCAGCCCGCTTGGCAGATTCAGGAAGCATATTTCGAGCAGCTCCGGCAATACAACGAACTGGTGGCCAATATTCAGGCATTGGCCGGAGCAGACGCGCAGTAA
- a CDS encoding efflux RND transporter periplasmic adaptor subunit — protein MKYLPFLLLLLAACGKKADETADKPAAAPPPRAPNEVFLNKAQLQAAGIELGTFTRRDLGTEVQATGQIDVPPNHKVSVTAIMGGYVQQLPVLPGQFVQRGSVLATLRNPDYLKLQQDYLQSQARIVFLKQETARQQILNDEDVGARRKLQQAASELRTEQAAAGSLAAQLRLIGLKPETLSATSIRPSVPLIAPIGGYVKAVLVNPGQFVNPQDVLIELVDRSDLHLELKVFERDIAKVKVGQDILFRVPAQGASARPLPATVFLVGKAFDDDGRTVSVHAHLHDTGPDAAATAALLPGQYVSARILTGRTPQRTLPEDALVPGGEVSYAYYRVKIDAKGSTFRRFSVRPGATDQGQVAISPLDKLSDTTHLVVKGSYFLDAERSKGQGGDE, from the coding sequence ATGAAATACCTTCCCTTCCTCCTGCTTCTCCTCGCCGCCTGCGGCAAAAAAGCCGACGAAACCGCCGACAAGCCCGCCGCCGCCCCACCGCCCCGCGCGCCCAACGAAGTCTTCCTCAATAAAGCCCAGTTGCAGGCGGCCGGCATTGAGCTGGGCACTTTCACCCGTCGCGACCTTGGCACGGAGGTGCAGGCCACCGGCCAGATTGACGTGCCGCCGAACCACAAGGTGTCGGTTACAGCCATCATGGGCGGCTACGTGCAGCAGCTGCCCGTGCTGCCCGGTCAGTTCGTGCAGCGCGGTAGCGTGCTCGCCACCCTGCGCAATCCCGACTACCTCAAGCTCCAGCAGGATTACCTCCAGAGCCAGGCCCGCATCGTGTTTCTGAAGCAGGAAACCGCCCGCCAGCAAATTCTCAACGACGAGGACGTGGGCGCGCGCCGCAAGCTCCAACAGGCGGCCTCCGAACTGCGCACCGAACAGGCCGCGGCCGGCAGCCTCGCCGCCCAGCTCCGCCTCATCGGCCTGAAACCAGAGACGCTGAGCGCCACCAGCATCCGGCCCAGCGTGCCGCTCATCGCGCCCATCGGCGGCTACGTGAAAGCCGTGCTGGTGAATCCCGGCCAGTTCGTGAACCCGCAGGATGTGCTGATTGAGCTGGTCGACCGCTCCGACCTGCACCTAGAGCTGAAAGTTTTCGAGCGCGACATTGCCAAGGTGAAAGTGGGCCAAGACATCTTGTTCCGGGTGCCAGCCCAGGGCGCCAGCGCCCGCCCGCTGCCGGCTACCGTATTCCTCGTAGGCAAAGCCTTCGACGACGACGGCCGCACCGTGAGCGTACATGCCCACCTGCACGACACCGGCCCCGACGCCGCGGCCACCGCCGCCCTGCTACCCGGCCAATACGTCAGTGCCCGCATCCTCACCGGCCGCACCCCGCAGCGCACCCTGCCCGAAGACGCCCTCGTGCCCGGCGGCGAAGTCAGCTACGCCTATTACCGGGTGAAAATCGATGCCAAAGGCAGCACCTTCCGCCGCTTCAGCGTCCGCCCCGGCGCGACCGACCAGGGCCAGGTCGCCATCAGCCCGCTTGATAAGCTGAGCGACACCACGCATCTCGTGGTGAAAGGCTCGTATTTCTTGGACGCCGAGCGCAGCAAAGGGCAAGGCGGCGACGAGTAA
- a CDS encoding WbqC family protein produces the protein MLLLTELHYFPPAALFAELQRADGLLIEAREHYRKQTFRNRCLIRTAQGVQPLTVPVIDGNRAEKVSVSEIEIDYRQNWIHRHSRTLQTAYGNSPYFEYYADYLHDIYVGKPILLFDLNLQFLQLLLRCFRLTLPLHLTAEYHAHYSAQPSSENLGLVNSPPAAVTDRRDWLTPKAASRPPEPDRPAAHTLVRPYPQVFGPGFEPGLSVLDLLFSQGPAAGGFLQ, from the coding sequence ATGCTTCTGCTCACCGAACTGCACTACTTCCCGCCGGCCGCGCTTTTCGCCGAACTGCAGCGGGCCGACGGCCTGCTCATCGAAGCCCGCGAGCACTACCGCAAGCAAACCTTTCGCAACCGCTGCCTCATTCGCACCGCACAGGGCGTGCAGCCGCTCACGGTGCCCGTCATCGACGGCAACCGGGCCGAAAAGGTGAGCGTGTCGGAAATTGAAATCGACTACCGGCAGAACTGGATTCACCGGCATTCGCGCACCCTGCAAACGGCCTACGGGAATAGTCCGTATTTTGAATATTATGCCGACTACCTGCACGATATTTACGTAGGTAAGCCTATCTTGCTTTTCGACCTGAACCTGCAATTTCTGCAGTTATTGCTCCGCTGTTTTCGACTGACCCTGCCCCTCCACCTCACCGCCGAATACCACGCTCACTACTCCGCGCAACCTTCTTCCGAGAATCTTGGTCTTGTAAATAGCCCGCCCGCCGCCGTCACCGACCGGCGCGACTGGCTGACACCCAAAGCGGCCTCCCGCCCCCCCGAACCTGACAGACCGGCAGCCCACACCCTGGTGCGGCCCTATCCGCAGGTGTTTGGCCCAGGTTTTGAGCCGGGCTTGAGTGTGCTGGACCTCTTGTTTTCGCAGGGACCAGCCGCCGGTGGTTTTTTACAATAA
- a CDS encoding ATP-dependent Clp protease ATP-binding subunit produces the protein MEAKFSNRVKEVISLSREEAIRLGHDYIGTEHLLLGMIREAEGTALGLLRKLGVSIDELKFSLEQATRNTATQGTSITGSIPLTKQTEKVLKITYLEAKIFKSEIIGTEHLLLSILRDEDNISSQILSKFNVNYETVRDSLDYHGNAGAAPQNRTPDTDDDDNDKLFGSSGPGGRGAGTGAGAKKPGEKSRTPVLDNFGRDLTKLAEEDKLDPIVGREKEIERVAQILSRRKKNNPILIGEPGVGKTAIAEGLALRIIQKKVSRVLFNKRVVTLDLASLVAGTKYRGQFEERMKAVMNELEKSPDVILFIDELHTIVGAGGASGSLDASNMFKPALARGEIQCIGATTLDEYRQYIEKDGALARRFQMVMVDPTTPEETIEILHNIKDKYQDHHHVVYTDKAIEQCVMLSDRYMSDRFLPDKAIDILDEAGARVHINNIVVPEDILTLEEQIENIKGEKNRVVKSQKYEEAAKLRDTEKKLLDQLETAKKSWEEETKKKRYTVKEENVAEVIAMMTGIPVSRVAQNESQKLLNMNEELQGKVIGQDKAIKQLVKAIQRTRVGLKDPKKPIGSFVFLGPTGVGKTELAKVLATYLFDKEDALVRVDMSEYMEKFSVSRLVGAPPGYVGYEEGGQLTEKIRRKPYSVILLDEIEKAHPDVYNLLLQVLDDGILTDGLGRKVDFRNTIIIMTSNIGARDLQDFGAGIGFGTKARQENMDEITKGTITNALKKTFSPEFLNRLDDVIVFNSLEKKDIHKIIDISLSKLLSRVQALGYRVELTEAAKDFVADKGYDPKYGARPLNRAIQKYIEDPIAEEILKAQVVHGDVITADYTEGAEELTFSVSKSGEAQNLASDERPAETPEAPDADDKKK, from the coding sequence ATGGAAGCTAAATTCTCAAACCGCGTCAAAGAGGTTATTTCCCTGAGCCGGGAGGAAGCCATCCGTCTCGGCCACGACTATATCGGTACCGAACACCTGCTCCTCGGCATGATTCGCGAAGCCGAAGGCACGGCCCTCGGGCTGCTGCGCAAGCTGGGCGTGAGCATCGACGAGCTCAAGTTCTCGCTCGAGCAGGCCACCCGCAACACCGCCACGCAGGGCACCAGCATCACCGGCTCGATTCCGCTCACCAAGCAGACCGAGAAGGTGCTGAAGATAACCTATTTGGAAGCCAAAATCTTCAAGTCCGAAATTATCGGCACCGAACACCTCCTGTTGTCTATCCTGCGGGACGAAGACAACATATCTTCCCAAATTCTTTCCAAGTTTAACGTGAACTACGAAACTGTGCGCGACTCGCTGGATTACCACGGTAATGCCGGCGCTGCTCCGCAAAACCGTACGCCCGACACCGACGACGACGACAACGACAAACTGTTTGGCTCGTCGGGCCCCGGCGGCCGCGGTGCGGGCACGGGTGCCGGTGCCAAGAAACCGGGCGAAAAATCGCGCACCCCGGTGCTCGACAATTTCGGCCGCGACCTTACCAAACTCGCTGAGGAAGACAAGCTCGACCCCATCGTGGGCCGCGAGAAAGAAATTGAGCGCGTAGCCCAGATTCTGAGCCGCCGCAAAAAGAACAACCCGATTCTCATCGGTGAGCCCGGCGTGGGTAAAACGGCCATCGCCGAAGGCCTCGCCCTGCGCATCATCCAGAAGAAGGTAAGCCGCGTGCTGTTCAACAAGCGCGTTGTGACCCTCGACCTCGCTTCGCTGGTGGCTGGTACTAAGTACCGCGGTCAGTTCGAAGAGCGCATGAAGGCCGTGATGAACGAGCTGGAGAAGTCACCCGACGTAATTCTGTTCATCGACGAGTTGCACACCATCGTGGGTGCCGGCGGTGCTTCGGGCTCGCTCGATGCCTCGAACATGTTCAAGCCAGCCTTGGCCCGCGGCGAGATTCAATGCATCGGCGCCACCACGCTGGACGAGTACCGTCAGTACATCGAGAAAGATGGCGCCCTGGCCCGTCGTTTCCAGATGGTGATGGTGGACCCCACCACGCCCGAGGAAACCATCGAAATCCTGCACAACATCAAGGACAAGTACCAGGACCACCACCACGTGGTGTACACCGATAAGGCCATTGAGCAGTGCGTGATGCTGTCGGACCGTTACATGTCGGACCGTTTCCTGCCGGACAAAGCCATTGATATTCTCGATGAGGCCGGTGCCCGCGTGCACATCAACAACATCGTGGTGCCTGAGGACATTCTCACGCTTGAAGAGCAGATTGAGAACATCAAAGGCGAGAAGAACCGCGTGGTGAAATCGCAGAAATACGAGGAAGCCGCCAAGCTCCGCGACACCGAGAAGAAGCTACTTGACCAACTCGAAACGGCCAAAAAATCGTGGGAGGAGGAAACCAAGAAGAAGCGCTACACGGTGAAAGAGGAGAACGTGGCCGAGGTTATCGCCATGATGACCGGCATCCCCGTTTCGCGCGTGGCCCAGAACGAAAGCCAGAAACTCCTCAACATGAACGAGGAACTGCAAGGCAAGGTAATTGGCCAGGACAAAGCCATCAAGCAATTGGTGAAAGCCATCCAGCGCACCCGCGTGGGCTTGAAGGACCCAAAGAAGCCCATCGGCTCGTTCGTGTTCCTCGGCCCAACTGGTGTGGGTAAGACGGAGCTGGCCAAGGTGCTCGCCACATACCTCTTTGACAAAGAAGATGCGCTGGTGCGTGTTGACATGTCGGAGTACATGGAGAAATTCAGCGTATCGCGCCTGGTGGGCGCGCCTCCCGGCTACGTGGGTTACGAAGAGGGCGGCCAGCTGACGGAGAAAATCCGCCGCAAGCCCTACTCGGTTATCCTGCTCGATGAGATTGAGAAGGCGCACCCGGACGTGTACAACCTGCTTCTGCAGGTGCTGGACGACGGTATCCTGACCGACGGCCTCGGCCGCAAGGTGGACTTCCGCAACACCATCATCATCATGACCTCGAACATCGGGGCGCGTGACCTGCAGGACTTCGGCGCCGGCATCGGCTTCGGCACCAAGGCACGTCAGGAGAACATGGACGAGATTACGAAGGGCACCATCACCAATGCTCTGAAGAAGACCTTCTCGCCCGAGTTCCTCAACCGTTTGGATGACGTTATTGTCTTCAACTCGCTGGAGAAAAAGGATATTCACAAAATCATCGACATCAGCCTTAGCAAGCTCCTCTCGCGGGTGCAGGCTCTGGGCTACCGTGTTGAGTTGACGGAAGCCGCCAAGGACTTCGTGGCCGACAAAGGGTACGACCCCAAGTACGGTGCCCGTCCGCTGAACCGTGCCATCCAGAAGTACATCGAAGACCCGATTGCGGAGGAAATCCTCAAGGCTCAGGTGGTGCACGGCGACGTGATTACCGCCGACTACACCGAAGGCGCCGAGGAACTGACCTTCTCGGTGAGCAAGAGCGGCGAGGCGCAGAACCTCGCCAGCGACGAGCGCCCGGCCGAAACGCCGGAGGCTCCAGATGCGGATGACAAAAAGAAGTAA
- a CDS encoding S9 family peptidase gives MKFLRRAALTGAGAAMAGAAMAQSAPVAPLKPKVFTDFGITRTDNYYWLNQPSDPAVLKYLNAENAYYDQQMAGAKETQKKLAQEIKNRIKQEDSSEPYRDNDYYYYTRYEFASEYPIYCRKKGSLIATEEVLLNGDEMGTGRPYFQIGDWAVSDNNQLLAFSVDTVSRRLYTLRFKNLATGKDYPERIPNTSGEVVWAADNKTVLYVRKDVKTLLPYQVYRHTLGTDPKTDSFVYEEKDNTFNVSINRSKSRKYIGIELHSSLSSEYRYLEANAPTAQPKVFQKREPDHLYQVEHLGDKFYVRTNWQAPNYRLMVTPIATTSKATWTDALPRNPVIFLDNFDVFKEYLVLNERKGGLRQLRVVSLKDKQEHHIPFDEAAYTATIGVNREIDTPLLRYNYTSLTTPPSIYEYDMSTRTGTLLKEQPVLGNYNKFDYVTERVFVKSRDNKFIPMSIVYKKGTKLDGSAPLLQYAYGSYGFSQDPTFSAARLSLLNRGFVYALCNIRGGQEMGRQWFEDGRMGHKINSFNDFIDCSEYLTKPREVQVGATKLKQQLTSPAALFAMGGSAGGLLMGAVVNMRPDLYKGVIAAVPFVDVVTTMSDPSIPLTTSEYDQWGNPANEEEFKYMLSYSPYDNVKKQAYPNMLVTTGLHDSQVQYYEPAKWVAKLRALKTDKNLLLLHTDMAAGHGGASGRFKSIDDTARQYAFMLLLLGKNI, from the coding sequence ATGAAATTTCTACGCAGAGCGGCCCTGACGGGCGCTGGCGCGGCAATGGCCGGAGCAGCAATGGCCCAATCAGCCCCGGTTGCTCCCCTCAAGCCAAAGGTGTTCACCGATTTTGGCATCACGCGCACCGACAATTACTACTGGCTGAACCAGCCTTCCGACCCGGCGGTGCTGAAATACCTGAATGCCGAAAACGCCTATTATGACCAGCAGATGGCCGGCGCCAAGGAAACCCAGAAAAAACTGGCCCAGGAAATCAAGAACCGCATCAAGCAGGAAGATTCTTCCGAACCCTATCGAGACAACGACTACTACTATTACACGCGCTACGAATTCGCGTCGGAGTATCCCATCTACTGCCGGAAGAAAGGCAGCCTGATTGCCACCGAGGAAGTGCTGTTGAACGGCGACGAAATGGGTACCGGCCGGCCCTACTTCCAGATTGGCGACTGGGCCGTGAGCGACAACAATCAGTTGCTGGCTTTTTCGGTCGACACCGTGAGCCGCCGCCTCTACACGCTGCGGTTCAAGAACCTGGCCACGGGAAAGGATTACCCCGAGCGCATTCCCAACACCAGCGGCGAAGTGGTGTGGGCGGCCGACAACAAAACCGTGTTGTATGTGCGCAAGGACGTGAAAACGCTCCTGCCCTACCAGGTGTACCGCCACACGCTGGGCACCGACCCCAAGACGGATTCCTTCGTGTACGAGGAGAAGGACAACACTTTTAATGTGTCCATCAACCGGTCCAAATCGCGCAAATACATTGGCATTGAGCTGCACAGCTCGCTGTCGTCGGAGTACCGCTACCTGGAAGCCAACGCGCCCACGGCCCAGCCCAAGGTGTTTCAAAAGCGCGAGCCCGACCACCTGTATCAGGTAGAGCACCTGGGCGACAAGTTCTACGTGCGCACCAACTGGCAGGCGCCCAACTACCGCCTGATGGTGACGCCCATAGCCACGACCAGCAAGGCCACCTGGACCGATGCCCTGCCCCGCAATCCCGTCATCTTCCTCGACAACTTTGACGTGTTTAAGGAATACCTGGTGCTGAATGAGCGCAAAGGCGGCCTGCGCCAGCTGCGCGTGGTGAGCCTCAAAGACAAGCAGGAGCACCACATCCCCTTCGACGAAGCCGCTTACACCGCCACCATTGGCGTGAACCGCGAAATTGACACGCCGCTGCTGCGCTACAACTATACCTCGCTCACCACGCCGCCGTCCATTTACGAGTACGACATGAGCACGCGCACCGGCACCCTGCTGAAAGAGCAGCCGGTGCTGGGCAACTACAACAAGTTCGACTACGTGACGGAGCGCGTGTTTGTGAAGTCGCGCGACAACAAGTTCATTCCCATGTCCATCGTGTACAAGAAGGGCACGAAGCTGGACGGGAGCGCGCCCCTGCTGCAATACGCCTACGGCTCCTACGGCTTCTCGCAGGACCCCACTTTCAGCGCGGCCCGGCTGAGCCTGCTTAACCGGGGCTTCGTGTACGCGCTATGCAACATCCGCGGCGGGCAGGAGATGGGCCGGCAGTGGTTTGAGGACGGCCGGATGGGCCACAAAATCAACAGCTTCAACGATTTCATTGACTGCTCCGAATACCTCACCAAGCCGCGCGAGGTGCAGGTGGGCGCCACCAAGCTGAAACAGCAGCTTACCTCGCCCGCCGCGCTATTTGCCATGGGCGGCAGCGCCGGCGGCCTGCTCATGGGCGCCGTGGTGAACATGCGGCCCGACCTGTACAAGGGCGTCATTGCCGCCGTGCCGTTTGTGGACGTCGTCACGACGATGTCGGACCCCAGCATTCCGCTCACCACCAGCGAGTACGACCAGTGGGGCAACCCCGCCAACGAGGAGGAGTTCAAGTACATGCTGTCGTACTCGCCCTACGACAACGTGAAAAAGCAGGCCTACCCGAACATGCTCGTCACCACCGGCCTGCACGACTCGCAGGTGCAGTACTACGAGCCGGCCAAGTGGGTGGCCAAGCTGCGCGCCCTGAAAACCGACAAGAACCTGCTCTTGTTGCACACCGACATGGCGGCGGGCCACGGCGGGGCCTCGGGCCGCTTCAAGTCCATTGACGACACCGCGCGGCAGTACGCGTTTATGCTGCTGCTGCTGGGCAAGAACATTTAG